A genome region from Rhodopseudomonas boonkerdii includes the following:
- a CDS encoding vitamin B12-dependent ribonucleotide reductase codes for MQIQRRYTTEGQSPYAGIDFRLTTSEIRNPDGSVVFKADNVEVPESWSQVASDVLAQKYFRKAGVAARLKKVEEETVPSWLWRSVPDTDALNALPENERFIGELSAKQVFDRLAGCWTYWGWKGGYFTSEADAHAFHDELRYMLAKQMVAPNSPQWFNTGLHWAYGVDGPGQGHYYVDWKTGKLTKSKSSYEHPQPHACFIQGVEDDLVNEGGIMDLWVREARLFKYGSGTGSNFSRLRGEGEKLSGGGRSSGLMSFLKIGDRAAGAIKSGGTTRRAAKMVVVDADHPDIETYIDWKVKEEQKVAALVTGSKMNQKHLKAIMKAAVNCEGSNDDCFDPEKNPALRREIKLARRALVSDNMIKRVIQFAKQGYKDIQFDVYDTDWDSEAYLTVAGQNSNNSVSLKDDFLRAVESDGTWDLIGRTNGKVTKTLKARDLWEKIGYAAWASADPGLHFNTTMNDWHTCKSSGDIRASNPCSEYMFLDDTACNLASANLLTFYDVASKRFDIEAYEHLCRLWTVVLEISVMMAQFPSKPIAELSYEFRTLGLGYANIGGLLMTMGLPYDSKEGRALCGALTAVMTGVAYATSAEMAGELGPFPGYKKNAAHMLRVIRNHRRAAHGDTHGYEKLAVNPVALDHASCPQADIVTRAKLAWDRALELGETNGYRNAQTTVVAPTGTIGLVMDCDTTGIEPDFALVKFKKLAGGGYWKIINRAVPAALRVLGYRESEIAEIEAYAVGHGSLSNAPGINASTLKAKGFTDEALAKVEKALPTAFDIKFAFNKWTFGEDFLRDTLKIEAEAIAAPGFDLLAALGFTKREIEAANVHICGAMTVEGAPHLKAEHYAVFDCANPCGKIGKRYLSVESHIRMMAASQPFISGAISKTINMPNDATVEDCKSAYLLSWKLALKANALYRDGSKLSQPLNSQLISDEDEDEDAIETLMEKPMAARTAAISEKVVERLVERIVVMREREKMPDRRKGYTQKAVVGGHKVYLRTGEYDDGRLGEIFIDMHKEGAALRSFINNFAIAVSLGLQYGVPLEEYVDAFTFTRFEPAGPVQGNDSIKFATSILDYVFRELAVSYMSRFDLGHVDLSETGFDALGKGEEEGKAPDEASKYVSRGLTRSRTDNLVVMRGGATAVSSSNDSAPSGGSRVTAFAGGRTGDNVDGAVALKTAEPTVALSPTEKLEAQAFKNESWSKPGTAAATAPTKAERRAEAKAKGYEGDMCGECSNFTLVRNGTCMKCDTCGSTTGCS; via the coding sequence ATGCAGATTCAACGCCGCTACACCACCGAAGGACAGTCGCCCTATGCCGGGATCGACTTCCGCCTCACCACTTCCGAAATCCGCAACCCGGATGGCTCGGTCGTGTTCAAGGCCGACAATGTCGAAGTCCCCGAGTCGTGGTCGCAGGTCGCGTCCGACGTGCTCGCGCAAAAATACTTCCGCAAGGCCGGCGTCGCTGCGCGCCTGAAGAAGGTCGAGGAAGAGACCGTGCCGTCGTGGCTGTGGCGCTCGGTGCCGGACACCGATGCCCTCAATGCCCTGCCCGAGAACGAGCGCTTCATCGGCGAGCTCTCGGCCAAGCAGGTGTTCGACCGCCTCGCCGGCTGCTGGACCTATTGGGGCTGGAAGGGCGGCTACTTCACCTCGGAAGCCGACGCCCACGCCTTCCATGACGAGCTGCGCTACATGCTCGCCAAGCAGATGGTCGCGCCGAACTCGCCCCAGTGGTTCAATACCGGCCTGCACTGGGCTTACGGCGTCGATGGTCCCGGCCAGGGCCACTATTACGTCGACTGGAAGACCGGCAAACTCACCAAGTCCAAATCGTCCTACGAACATCCGCAGCCGCATGCCTGCTTCATCCAGGGCGTCGAGGACGATCTGGTCAACGAAGGCGGCATCATGGACCTGTGGGTGCGTGAAGCCCGCCTGTTCAAATACGGCTCGGGCACCGGCTCCAATTTCTCGCGCCTGCGCGGCGAAGGTGAAAAGCTCTCGGGTGGCGGGCGTTCGTCCGGCCTCATGAGCTTCCTGAAGATCGGCGATCGCGCGGCCGGCGCCATCAAGTCGGGCGGCACCACGCGCCGCGCCGCCAAGATGGTGGTGGTCGATGCCGACCATCCGGATATCGAGACCTATATCGACTGGAAGGTGAAGGAAGAGCAGAAGGTCGCCGCCCTCGTCACCGGTTCGAAGATGAACCAGAAGCACCTCAAGGCCATCATGAAGGCCGCGGTGAACTGCGAAGGTTCGAACGACGACTGCTTCGATCCCGAGAAGAACCCGGCGCTGCGCCGCGAGATCAAGCTCGCGCGCCGCGCGCTGGTGTCCGACAACATGATCAAGCGGGTGATCCAGTTCGCCAAGCAGGGCTACAAGGACATCCAGTTCGACGTCTATGACACCGACTGGGATAGCGAAGCCTATCTCACCGTCGCCGGCCAGAACTCCAACAACTCGGTCTCGCTGAAGGATGACTTCCTGCGCGCCGTCGAGAGCGACGGCACCTGGGATCTCATTGGCCGCACCAACGGCAAGGTCACCAAGACTCTCAAGGCCCGCGACCTCTGGGAGAAGATCGGTTACGCCGCCTGGGCGTCGGCCGATCCCGGCCTGCACTTCAACACCACCATGAACGACTGGCACACCTGCAAGTCGTCCGGCGATATCCGCGCGTCCAATCCGTGCTCGGAATACATGTTCCTGGACGACACGGCGTGCAATCTCGCCTCGGCCAACCTGCTCACCTTCTACGATGTCGCCTCCAAGCGCTTCGACATCGAGGCCTATGAGCATCTGTGCCGCCTGTGGACCGTGGTGCTCGAAATCTCGGTGATGATGGCCCAGTTCCCCTCGAAGCCGATCGCGGAGCTGTCCTACGAATTCCGCACCCTCGGCCTCGGCTATGCGAACATCGGCGGCCTCTTGATGACCATGGGCCTGCCCTATGACTCGAAGGAAGGCCGCGCACTGTGCGGCGCCCTCACCGCGGTCATGACCGGCGTGGCTTACGCGACCTCGGCCGAAATGGCCGGCGAGCTCGGCCCGTTCCCGGGCTACAAGAAGAACGCCGCCCATATGCTGCGCGTGATCCGCAACCATCGCCGCGCCGCCCACGGCGACACCCACGGCTATGAGAAGCTCGCCGTCAATCCGGTGGCGCTCGACCATGCCTCCTGCCCGCAGGCAGACATCGTCACCCGCGCCAAGCTGGCCTGGGACCGCGCCCTCGAACTCGGCGAAACCAACGGCTATCGCAACGCCCAGACCACCGTGGTCGCCCCCACCGGCACCATCGGTCTCGTCATGGATTGCGACACCACCGGCATCGAGCCCGACTTCGCGCTGGTGAAGTTCAAGAAGCTCGCCGGCGGCGGCTACTGGAAGATCATCAACCGCGCCGTTCCGGCCGCGCTGCGCGTGCTCGGCTATCGCGAAAGCGAGATCGCCGAGATCGAGGCCTATGCCGTCGGTCACGGTTCGCTGTCCAATGCACCGGGCATCAACGCCTCGACGCTGAAGGCCAAGGGTTTTACCGACGAAGCGCTCGCCAAGGTCGAAAAGGCCCTGCCGACCGCCTTCGACATCAAGTTCGCCTTCAACAAGTGGACCTTTGGCGAGGACTTCCTCCGCGACACGCTGAAGATCGAGGCCGAAGCCATCGCGGCTCCGGGCTTCGACCTGCTCGCCGCCCTCGGCTTCACCAAGCGCGAGATCGAAGCCGCCAACGTGCACATCTGCGGCGCGATGACGGTGGAAGGTGCCCCGCATCTGAAGGCCGAGCACTATGCCGTGTTCGATTGCGCCAATCCCTGCGGCAAGATCGGCAAGCGCTATCTCTCGGTGGAGAGCCACATCCGCATGATGGCGGCCTCGCAGCCCTTCATCTCGGGTGCGATCTCAAAAACCATCAACATGCCGAACGACGCCACGGTGGAGGACTGCAAGTCCGCTTACCTCTTGTCGTGGAAGCTGGCGCTGAAGGCCAACGCGCTCTATCGCGATGGCTCGAAGCTCTCGCAGCCGCTCAACTCGCAGCTCATCAGCGATGAGGACGAGGACGAGGATGCCATCGAGACCCTGATGGAGAAGCCGATGGCGGCCCGCACCGCCGCGATCTCCGAGAAGGTGGTGGAGCGTCTGGTCGAGCGCATCGTCGTCATGCGCGAGCGTGAAAAGATGCCGGATCGCCGCAAGGGCTACACCCAGAAGGCCGTGGTCGGTGGCCACAAGGTGTACCTGCGCACCGGCGAATATGATGACGGCCGCCTCGGCGAAATCTTCATCGACATGCACAAGGAAGGCGCGGCGCTCCGCTCCTTCATCAACAACTTCGCCATCGCCGTTTCGCTCGGTCTGCAATACGGCGTGCCGCTGGAAGAATATGTCGACGCCTTCACCTTCACCCGCTTCGAACCCGCGGGCCCGGTGCAGGGCAATGACAGCATCAAGTTCGCGACCTCGATCCTCGACTACGTGTTCCGCGAACTCGCGGTCAGCTACATGTCGCGCTTCGACCTCGGCCATGTCGACCTCTCCGAGACCGGCTTCGATGCGCTGGGCAAGGGCGAGGAAGAAGGCAAGGCGCCCGATGAAGCGAGCAAATATGTCTCGCGCGGCCTCACCCGCTCGCGCACCGACAATCTCGTCGTCATGCGCGGCGGCGCCACCGCCGTGTCGTCGAGCAACGACAGCGCCCCCTCCGGCGGCAGCCGCGTCACCGCTTTCGCCGGTGGCCGCACCGGCGATAATGTCGACGGCGCCGTGGCGCTGAAGACGGCGGAGCCGACGGTTGCCCTGTCACCGACCGAGAAGCTCGAGGCGCAGGCTTTTAAAAATGAGTCCTGGAGCAAGCCCGGCACGGCAGCAGCGACCGCTCCGACCAAGGCGGAGCGCCGCGCCGAAGCCAAGGCCAAGGGCTATGAAGGCGACATGTGCGGTGAGTGCAGCAACTTCACGCTGGTGCGGAATGGCACCTGTATGAAGTGCGATACGTGCGGCAGCACGACGGGTTGCAGTTAA
- a CDS encoding DMT family transporter encodes MSVPSPTDSRPRIASLGLLFLVVTSIGWGFNWPMTKLMLTEWPPLTGRGAAGVIGGLVLGALALARGESLRVPSGQRGRLMVLALLNVFGWMALMSLALVWLPAGEAAVIAYTMPIWAAVLAWQILGEHLSLRRVIAMLMAFAGIAALMAGDGVHVTQEKLLGLVMAVTGAFGFAGGTVLGKKYPLRMPLLASAGWQIVLGSFPVLLIGLVFETPHPQPITYLGWLTFAYVGLIGFCLAYVCWFAALTLLPASVAAIGTMAVPVIGVVGSSFMLHEPLGIVQIAALGFTLAGVALATKS; translated from the coding sequence ATGTCCGTTCCATCCCCCACAGATTCGCGCCCGCGAATCGCATCGCTTGGCCTCCTGTTTCTCGTCGTCACCTCGATCGGCTGGGGCTTCAACTGGCCGATGACCAAGCTGATGCTCACGGAATGGCCGCCGCTGACCGGCCGCGGCGCGGCCGGCGTGATCGGCGGTCTGGTGCTGGGCGCCCTCGCGCTGGCGCGCGGCGAGAGTCTGCGCGTGCCGTCGGGACAGCGGGGGCGGCTGATGGTGCTGGCGCTGCTCAACGTGTTCGGCTGGATGGCGCTGATGAGCCTGGCGCTGGTGTGGCTGCCCGCAGGGGAGGCGGCCGTCATCGCCTATACGATGCCGATCTGGGCCGCTGTGCTGGCATGGCAGATCCTCGGCGAGCATCTGTCGCTCCGGCGCGTCATCGCGATGCTGATGGCCTTTGCCGGCATCGCGGCGCTGATGGCTGGCGACGGCGTCCACGTCACCCAGGAGAAGCTGCTCGGCCTGGTCATGGCCGTCACCGGCGCTTTCGGCTTCGCCGGCGGCACCGTGCTGGGCAAGAAATATCCGCTGCGGATGCCGCTGCTCGCGTCGGCTGGCTGGCAGATTGTGCTTGGCAGCTTTCCTGTACTGCTGATCGGCCTCGTGTTCGAGACGCCGCATCCGCAGCCGATAACTTACCTTGGATGGCTCACCTTCGCCTATGTCGGGCTGATCGGCTTCTGCCTCGCTTATGTCTGCTGGTTCGCAGCGCTGACGTTGCTGCCGGCTTCGGTCGCGGCGATCGGCACCATGGCGGTGCCGGTGATCGGCGTCGTGGGATCGTCCTTCATGCTGCACGAGCCGCTCGGCATCGTGCAGATCGCCGCCCTCGGTTTCACGCTCGCTGGCGTGGCGCTGGCGACGAAGAGCTAG
- a CDS encoding DJ-1/PfpI family protein: MPAPIRIGFVLFPNVTQLDFTGPLQVLSRAPGAEVHLLWKRIEPLTSDTVLTFLPTTSFADCPQLDVICVPGGAGADDAMLDEEVLAFLHKQSEGARYVTSVCTGALVLGAAGLLKGYRAATHWSARPFLPQFGAILDTSRVCVDRNRVTGGGVTAGIDFALTLVSIMVDRRTAEMIQLGIEYNPSPPFDAGSPETAPADVVAALTERAGGWKQREAKAKRAAERLGS; encoded by the coding sequence ATGCCCGCCCCTATTCGGATCGGCTTCGTGCTGTTCCCCAACGTCACCCAGCTCGATTTCACCGGCCCACTGCAGGTGCTGTCGCGCGCGCCGGGCGCCGAAGTGCATCTGTTGTGGAAGCGTATCGAACCGCTCACCAGCGATACGGTGCTGACGTTTCTGCCGACCACATCCTTTGCCGACTGCCCGCAACTCGACGTGATTTGCGTCCCCGGCGGCGCCGGTGCCGACGACGCGATGCTTGACGAGGAAGTCCTCGCCTTCCTGCACAAGCAGTCCGAAGGCGCCCGCTACGTCACCTCGGTCTGCACGGGCGCGCTGGTACTGGGCGCGGCAGGCCTGTTGAAGGGCTACCGCGCGGCGACGCACTGGTCGGCGCGGCCGTTCCTGCCTCAGTTCGGCGCAATCCTCGATACGTCGCGCGTCTGCGTCGATCGCAACCGTGTCACCGGGGGTGGCGTCACCGCCGGCATCGACTTTGCGCTGACACTTGTCTCGATCATGGTCGACCGGCGAACTGCCGAGATGATCCAGCTCGGTATCGAATACAACCCATCGCCGCCCTTCGACGCCGGCTCGCCCGAAACAGCTCCGGCTGACGTGGTGGCTGCCCTGACCGAGCGCGCGGGCGGCTGGAAGCAACGCGAGGCGAAGGCGAAACGTGCCGCAGAGCGGCTGGGCTCTTAA
- a CDS encoding sensor histidine kinase: protein MASDKPKVAALHPNETERLKALRSYGILDTGTEPSFDDITKIASYVCQTPISIISLVDDGRQWFKSEIGLGVRQTPMEQSICAHAILEHSFLEVEDVTKDARFNCNPLVTGEPHVRFYAGALLRTPDGLPLGTVCVLDDKPRVLSAEQREVLAALARQVMAQMEFRRALVLADRLQRNISRLMAVAGHDLKQPLQVMVMAIDRIRNKLTDEKDRERLNYAIDAGMRMAEELDRLAETSVLGAGLGAPSLHAFPLQDVLDSILVNWRLHAEAKGLELTVLPSKAQIVSDSGMLRAILGNLVGNAIKYTDRGRVLVGCRKRDNAVSIEVLDTGTGIPSEQLSSIFEAFHQINPDSEGLGLGLSIVRRTAEALGHEIALKSDLARGSHFTVKVPLAAHT, encoded by the coding sequence GTGGCGTCAGACAAGCCGAAGGTCGCAGCACTGCATCCGAACGAGACCGAACGGCTGAAGGCGCTGCGGTCTTACGGAATCCTCGATACAGGCACCGAGCCCTCTTTCGACGACATCACCAAGATCGCGAGCTATGTCTGCCAAACGCCGATCTCGATCATCAGCCTGGTCGATGACGGCCGGCAATGGTTCAAGTCCGAGATCGGACTCGGCGTGCGCCAGACGCCGATGGAGCAGTCGATCTGCGCGCATGCGATTCTCGAACACAGTTTTCTCGAAGTCGAGGATGTTACCAAGGACGCCCGTTTCAACTGCAATCCGCTGGTGACCGGCGAACCGCATGTGCGTTTCTATGCCGGCGCATTGCTGCGCACACCGGATGGTCTTCCGCTTGGCACGGTCTGCGTGCTCGATGACAAGCCACGCGTCCTCTCGGCGGAACAGCGTGAAGTGCTCGCCGCCCTCGCCCGCCAGGTCATGGCGCAGATGGAATTTCGCCGCGCTCTGGTGCTCGCCGACCGACTCCAGCGCAATATCAGCCGCCTGATGGCAGTGGCCGGTCATGACCTCAAGCAACCGCTGCAGGTGATGGTGATGGCGATCGACCGCATCCGCAACAAGCTGACCGACGAAAAGGATCGCGAGCGGTTGAACTACGCGATCGATGCCGGCATGCGGATGGCGGAAGAACTCGACCGCCTCGCCGAAACCTCGGTGCTGGGCGCCGGCCTCGGTGCCCCGAGCCTACATGCGTTTCCGCTTCAGGATGTCCTTGACTCCATTCTCGTCAACTGGCGCCTGCACGCGGAAGCGAAGGGACTCGAGCTCACGGTGTTGCCGAGCAAGGCCCAGATCGTCAGCGATTCCGGCATGCTGCGGGCGATCCTTGGCAATCTCGTCGGCAATGCGATCAAATATACCGATCGCGGCCGTGTGCTTGTCGGCTGCCGCAAGCGTGACAACGCCGTGAGCATCGAGGTGCTGGACACGGGGACCGGCATTCCGAGCGAACAGCTCTCATCGATCTTCGAAGCTTTCCATCAGATCAATCCCGACAGCGAAGGCCTTGGTCTCGGCCTGTCCATCGTGCGCCGAACCGCCGAGGCTCTGGGTCACGAGATCGCCCTGAAGTCGGACCTCGCCCGTGGCTCGCATTTCACAGTCAAGGTGCCGCTGGCGGCGCATACCTAG
- a CDS encoding NADH:ubiquinone oxidoreductase subunit NDUFA12 → MKQFLLKFFTWWSGSTFGTDLWTSRFGELVGTDEQGNRYYRTKGGKIDPTLGFERRWVIYNGYAEASRIPTGWHGWIHHTTDVVPSETSYTPREWQKPHQPNLTGTPAAYRPSGSTLASGRRPKATGDYEAWTPGS, encoded by the coding sequence ATGAAACAGTTTCTGCTGAAATTCTTTACCTGGTGGAGCGGATCGACCTTCGGGACCGATCTGTGGACCAGTCGATTCGGCGAACTGGTCGGCACGGATGAGCAGGGCAACCGCTATTACCGCACCAAGGGCGGCAAGATCGATCCAACCCTCGGCTTCGAGCGACGCTGGGTGATCTATAACGGCTATGCCGAAGCGAGCCGCATTCCGACCGGCTGGCACGGCTGGATTCACCACACCACCGATGTGGTGCCGAGTGAGACCTCCTACACGCCCCGTGAATGGCAGAAGCCGCATCAGCCGAACCTGACCGGGACCCCGGCAGCGTATCGCCCGTCGGGGTCGACGCTGGCTTCGGGTCGTCGTCCCAAAGCGACCGGTGATTATGAGGCCTGGACGCCAGGCTCGTAA
- the aroQ gene encoding type II 3-dehydroquinate dehydratase has translation MKRVMILNGPNLNLLGVREPHIYGTTTLDQIRANCEQQAKALGLALSFHQSNHEGVLVDLVQSARQDADAIIINPAGYSFTSIAILDALKAFEGPIVELHISNIHARDKYHRHSVLSQAATAVICGLGPYGYVAALMAVAQMPDR, from the coding sequence ATGAAACGCGTGATGATCCTGAACGGTCCCAATCTCAATCTGCTCGGGGTGCGCGAGCCGCATATCTACGGAACCACGACCCTCGACCAGATCAGAGCGAATTGCGAGCAACAGGCGAAGGCGCTCGGTCTCGCGCTGTCATTCCATCAATCCAATCATGAAGGCGTGCTCGTCGACCTCGTGCAGTCAGCACGACAGGATGCGGATGCGATCATCATCAATCCGGCCGGCTATTCGTTCACATCGATCGCAATCCTCGATGCGCTGAAAGCATTTGAAGGACCCATTGTGGAGCTGCATATTTCCAACATCCACGCGCGCGACAAATATCACCGCCATTCGGTGCTGTCGCAAGCCGCCACCGCGGTGATTTGCGGCCTCGGCCCTTACGGCTATGTGGCGGCATTGATGGCGGTGGCGCAAATGCCGGACCGCTGA
- a CDS encoding BA14K family protein: MTGLKILSVAALAAVAIPSMATPSFAIEKRVVVGGPGGGVAVGGGGPRFGGGGGGWHGGGPRFGGGGWHGGGWRGGGWRGGGFGPGFAAGAIIGSGIAANSYYGGYGYYGGGPYYGSSYGYYDDAPDVVEVAPATSGADVDYCIRTYKSYNVRTGTYLGYDGQRHACP, encoded by the coding sequence ATGACCGGTTTGAAGATTTTGAGCGTTGCTGCACTCGCGGCGGTAGCGATCCCCAGCATGGCGACGCCGAGCTTCGCCATTGAGAAGCGTGTCGTTGTCGGGGGCCCCGGCGGCGGTGTCGCAGTCGGAGGGGGTGGGCCGCGCTTCGGCGGCGGTGGCGGTGGTTGGCATGGCGGCGGCCCTCGCTTTGGCGGCGGAGGCTGGCACGGTGGCGGGTGGCGCGGTGGTGGCTGGCGCGGCGGCGGGTTCGGTCCGGGCTTCGCGGCCGGCGCGATCATCGGCAGCGGCATCGCAGCCAACAGCTACTATGGCGGCTATGGTTATTATGGCGGTGGTCCCTATTACGGCAGCAGCTACGGTTACTATGACGACGCGCCCGATGTCGTAGAGGTCGCGCCCGCGACCAGCGGCGCGGACGTGGATTACTGCATCCGCACCTACAAGTCGTACAATGTGCGGACCGGCACGTATCTCGGCTATGACGGCCAGCGCCACGCCTGTCCGTAA
- a CDS encoding TRAP transporter small permease: MSARPSSTIGGLVDLYFRAIKALLALLMVAMVALVFGNVVMRYVFNSGIAISEELSRWLFVWMVFLGAIIGLREHAHLGVDSFVKILPPVGRKICYALSHALMLYASVLLAEGAWKQTVLNWDTTAPASGLSVGLFYAAGLVFGIAAIPILLHDLYRLLSGRISAHDLIAVSESEELVQATPAHANGNERR; encoded by the coding sequence ATGTCAGCACGTCCTTCCTCCACCATCGGCGGCCTCGTCGATCTCTATTTCCGAGCGATCAAGGCGCTACTCGCATTGCTGATGGTTGCGATGGTGGCTCTGGTGTTCGGCAATGTCGTGATGCGCTACGTTTTCAATTCCGGTATCGCCATCTCGGAAGAGCTGTCGCGCTGGCTATTCGTCTGGATGGTATTTCTCGGTGCCATCATCGGACTGCGCGAACACGCCCATCTCGGTGTCGACAGCTTCGTAAAAATATTGCCGCCGGTGGGGCGCAAGATCTGCTACGCGCTCAGCCACGCGTTGATGCTCTACGCCTCGGTGCTGCTCGCCGAAGGCGCATGGAAGCAGACCGTGCTGAACTGGGACACCACCGCGCCGGCGTCCGGCCTGTCGGTCGGCCTGTTCTACGCGGCCGGGCTTGTTTTCGGCATCGCTGCGATCCCCATCCTGCTGCACGATCTCTATCGGCTGCTCAGCGGCCGGATATCGGCCCATGACCTGATCGCCGTCAGCGAGTCCGAAGAACTTGTCCAGGCGACACCTGCCCATGCCAACGGGAACGAGCGGCGATGA
- a CDS encoding TRAP transporter large permease, translating to MTIGIFTFSLLGAMAIGMPIAFALIICGVALMTYLGIFDSQIVAQNVINGVDSFPLMAVPFFILAGEIMNTGGLARRILNFAIALVGHLRGGLGYVAILTSCILASLSGSAVADAAALGALLVPMMAAAGHNRASAAGLVAAGGIIAPVIPPSIGFVIFGVAAGVSISKLFLAGIVPGLMLGVSLCFAWWWVARNEDTVSPPRQSMAQILRALIDGFWALMLPMIIIVGLRFGIFTPTEAAVVVAVYSYIVATFIYRELTLPQLVQILASSAQITAVVMFLVAAALVSSWLITVADISGQIVELARPFMGNQTLLMIVLMIIVVIVGTALDMTPTILILTPVLMPIVKAAGIDPVYFGVLFIINNAIGLITPPVGVVLNVVCGVAKVSMDDLMRGVWPFLIAQLVVLGLLTLFPALVLVPAKWLGG from the coding sequence ATGACCATCGGCATCTTCACCTTCTCGCTGCTCGGCGCAATGGCGATCGGCATGCCGATCGCATTCGCCCTGATCATCTGCGGCGTGGCACTGATGACCTATCTCGGCATCTTCGACTCGCAGATTGTCGCGCAGAACGTTATCAACGGCGTCGACTCCTTCCCGTTGATGGCGGTGCCGTTCTTTATCCTCGCGGGCGAGATCATGAACACGGGCGGCCTCGCCCGCCGCATCCTCAATTTCGCGATCGCCCTTGTCGGGCATTTGCGCGGTGGCCTCGGCTATGTCGCCATCCTGACGTCCTGCATCCTCGCGTCGCTGTCAGGCTCTGCCGTCGCCGACGCCGCTGCCCTCGGCGCGCTACTGGTACCGATGATGGCGGCGGCTGGCCATAATCGCGCTTCGGCCGCAGGCCTGGTCGCGGCCGGCGGCATCATCGCGCCGGTGATCCCGCCCTCGATCGGCTTCGTGATCTTCGGCGTCGCCGCCGGGGTTTCAATCTCGAAGCTGTTTCTGGCTGGCATCGTGCCGGGCCTGATGCTCGGCGTCAGCCTGTGCTTTGCCTGGTGGTGGGTGGCGCGTAACGAGGACACCGTGAGCCCGCCCCGCCAGAGCATGGCGCAAATTCTGCGCGCCTTGATCGACGGATTCTGGGCGCTGATGCTGCCGATGATCATCATCGTCGGCCTCCGTTTTGGCATCTTCACGCCGACCGAGGCCGCCGTCGTGGTCGCGGTCTATTCCTACATCGTCGCCACCTTCATCTATCGCGAACTGACGCTACCGCAGCTCGTGCAGATCCTGGCAAGCTCCGCGCAGATTACTGCCGTGGTGATGTTTCTGGTCGCGGCGGCGCTGGTATCGTCCTGGCTGATCACCGTTGCAGACATCTCGGGTCAGATCGTCGAACTGGCCCGGCCCTTTATGGGCAACCAGACGCTGCTGATGATCGTGCTGATGATCATCGTGGTGATCGTCGGCACCGCCCTCGACATGACACCAACCATCCTGATCCTGACGCCGGTGCTCATGCCCATCGTCAAGGCCGCCGGAATCGACCCCGTTTATTTCGGCGTGCTGTTCATCATCAACAACGCCATCGGCCTGATCACACCGCCGGTCGGCGTGGTGCTCAACGTGGTCTGCGGCGTGGCGAAAGTAAGCATGGACGACCTCATGCGCGGCGTCTGGCCGTTTTTGATCGCGCAGCTCGTCGTGCTCGGTTTGCTGACGCTTTTCCCTGCGCTCGTGCTGGTGCCGGCAAAGTGGCTCGGCGGCTAG